In Drosophila busckii strain San Diego stock center, stock number 13000-0081.31 chromosome 3R, ASM1175060v1, whole genome shotgun sequence, the sequence ctcactgcttattttgcagcatttatttatataacttgctaatatttaaattgattaaatatttaaagctttttccAAAGCTTTTTACACGCTAAATGCCCTGgcgcttatatttatttatgctattgttgtaattgttatgGTTTGAGCGAAAAAAAGCGAAATATTTAGCGGATGCTAAGGATGTGGTAGtgactgtggctgtggctctgtGGCAGCAACGTTTCACAatcttttggcattttatggTTTAGTCGACTGcagaaattcaaatgaatagTAAATTGTAAGCAGCAGTCCGAATGAAGGCAGGAAACAGTTGTTTCCGTTCATTTTTTTGACCTAAGCGCAGCACGTTGAGCTAAAATTTGTACGTTTAATGCGAATTCAACGAgtttagtgtgtgtgcgctgtaTAAACAGCAAGGGCAACTACATATATAGAGCTCGTCAGGTGATGCTAAAAAGCTGCGCACTGTATGTCTTTGGCCTTAGTGCGCTGCTTggctaatttgcttaattaacgCCAGCAAAAAAGAATCAAAAGCAAGCGAAAGAAAAAACgccacataaatttaaagtgctAAAGTTGGCGCCATACAGTGTGCAAAGTGTAAacgaaataaatatgtataagttGCCATAAGAATGTGTTGTTAAAACCTATACCCATGCAGTGTGTGCTAagcggcgtatgcgtgataaataattttcagcaAACTGCATTTTCAATATGCAATGCAGTTATTTAACTAATAGCAAACATTTCCATTTTACTACAAACTACAGGATATATTTTAGTCTTCCCACCCTACACATACAGCATAAagcacattattattataatttttttttgttttttgggtgCCTGCAACGGaagttaatatttttacaatttgcgcttggttttaattaaaaacaaactcgCGTTTGCGTTCACTGTTCAGTGCAAAATTAATGAGCGGCAACATTAAAATTTCGAGTCTGGCAACGCCAAGCGCCCGCCGGCAGCCACGTTGGGCTAATTTCGTATGCGGCCCACACAAATCTCGTCGTCATTATTAAGGCACAAGCCCAAGCCCCAGCCACGCCCAACAGCAAACTCACAATGcgagccgctgccgctgccaaatTGTAACTCTGACTGTAACTGTAGCGGCAACTTTAGCTGCTAAAGTCGGTTAGCGTCTGTTTTTTTGGCTCGTTTGATTTGCTCCATTAATTTTGAGCGGTCCATGGCTCGtccactgcagcagcagcagccaccagcagACTCCCAGCCAGCCCCTTGGCCACTCGTTAAATTTCTGTGACAAGCGCTTTGGCCAAACGCTGTTTGCTTGTTGATTTGTATGGTCGCTTTTCTGGATGATTAAGTCATCCATCAGGgacagtggcagtggcattCGCAGTAAAAAGTGCGTTGCTTTTTTCTGcagcttcttgttgttgttgtattttaatgAAGCGCAGCGTTGCGGGCGGCCgcatttacaaaataattagagGCCTGCGCTGTTAATGCCACCAAAGGGAGTTCGACTGCCAGCCAGCTAGCTCAATATGGCTATTCATTGTagtaatatttgcaattaaaaacgtTTTTTCTTTCACTGGCATTTGTCGTTGTCATTGTGAGACAATTTTGTGCGacgcgtcgtatgcgtaatgtgacATGCATGACTGTACAGCTAGTACGTTGAAGTAGTTGCCTTCCACACTGCGTTTACTCAATTTAAGCAGCCCAGACAGATTTACTAATAAGCCAGCAGCTTTGCTTAATTGGGGTTAATCATCAAGTGTCGCAGACTTAGTCAGAGCAAAGCAATTCGAGCCTCGAGGGAGTCTACGGAGCTGCCTCTGTGGGCGATTTAATGATGAGTGACATAGGTATACTCAGGTATACTTTAtgctatgaatttatttttgtttggcttttgcccATATCTATATCTTTTGAAAGTTTGCAGTTTATTCCAAATCGTGCCTACTGCGGCAGTCACAGctcacaacaaaaaaattgtttgagcAAAGTTTATAGAAATTGTGCAGCAGTTGGCAAAGTTAAAATGTTGCACGGTAAAAGGATTACGACACGTACACGTGCcacacacttgcacacacataaatccTAACGTTGCACGTAGTCtatgtgtgtttgcatgtatgtgtgcttgtatTAATTTCAAGCTGCTTGTTGATTCCTTAGCGCTTttttctcttgttgttgtttttgttgctattgtacGTGCTTGTGGCAGTTTGTTCATGTGTTGCTGTTACTTtagattttgtttgtttgtctgtgtcctgttttcataattaatatgcttgccgcttttgttgttgtcctttTTTTTCGTGTTTGTcatcttttcttttctttttggcgTGTGTCTTCGTGTTTGTTTTAGTGACACAAATTATTCTTGTTGACACATAAAAATGGTGAACccttttttgtaattttcatctgctgctgctgctgcttcgaaTGAATGATGACAACAGATGACAAAATGCGCTTAGTTTTTGCTCaacaaatacacgcacacgTACACTAGTAATATAtcctgcatgtgtgtgtgtgtgtgtgcgctagtGCGTGccaaatatttggcaatatacatgcatatctatatatttggCAGACATTGATGTATTTGGGTCAAATTGTGCGAAAACAAGCTGCAATTCGCTCAACAGCTgccaatacaaatacaaatagccatacaaattataaactgcTAGAGAGCTAGCCATAGAGcgaaattatataattaagcccgatatatatataacgaCTCAGTTgcatttcataaatataatgCACTAAAtgctaattgttattttatttattctcagagctctttgcattttgtttgcttttatattttgcagttttgaagcacattaataatatttaaaacaatttgttctGACTAGTTTtctaaatagaattttatgtttagttCTTTTACAAATATGCAGCACGGACTAAAAGCAAACcacaattttattgaattgttcTACAAAATCGAAGGCATCTCTTTTGGTTATAATTTGTGTATGgactatttgcatttaagcaagtaaacaaattgctagaataataataataaaattccaatAGAATGTTTACTTATAATCAATGAACATGTTAGTGTATaccattttttaattaaatgcattttaattatttccaGCGAATGCTTCAGCAATCGCTACGACTCAAATGtacttacatatttatttggctCGCTTAAAATTCGTAAGCTTCATTTATTAATGCGCTTAGTGCTGcctaattgctttttaattgttgaaattcTTTTGTAGTAACATCAATTTTCGTGCTATTTAGGACAACACATTTTTATGGCACTTGCAAAGTTAAaagcaatcaataaaaagAACTTTGCGCTTCAACAGCCGCCTTATTAGCCTAATAGCATTAAGCATTAATAGCCATGCTAATGAAGCATAGTTCATaacttgcagcagcttcaattaGTCCAGGCAGCTGCCTCATGCACTCGTGGcaatttggctttaaattttgGCCCTTTCGGTCAACGTTTGAATAGTGGCCAGTCGGATATATCATTTAACCAAcaagccagccaggcagcataaaaaacgaaagagcaacaaagttttttttggATTGCATGCTGGTCAAAACCTGCGGTCACACACAAgagctgtaaattaaaatttactcgACATGAAATTGAAGCGTTGTGTCCAGCAGTGAGCAAAGAGCTTAACTTGCAGCCATTTTGTGTGCTCACTTTTTGTCCGACTATGCTCTttttttgcgtgtgtgtgtgtgtgtgtgtctgttccTTTGGCATTGGCGAGTGATACCCCTAACGAGAGGATTGCAGTGGTATGAACTCAGttttcttttgaattttgaGATGTACATAAGTCTAAGCCCACAAAGAATTTTCATAGAAACTTGAAAATTGTTATAGAAAAAAGAGCCTTTGACATTTAAAAGGAAATGATGcattatgctaaatatttcCAAGAAGCagaacaaacatttatttttaaattatagttaaataacaaacacagTTGTTTTATTCTGCAATCACAGTCAAGAAGTAAATAACCATATAGAAAccataagcataagcaaccAGACAGTAAAAGTAAGAACATTGAGCTATTCGCGTAGCTTGCCTGTAATTCATACCAGTCCCCTTAACCTATTTGTAATCCTTGCCTTTTTGCGCTGTACTATATTTCGACTGCAATTCGGTGctcttgttttgctttttatacactttaacacTTTGTTAAAGGGTATCGAAAGCATGTGCAAATAGGGAGAAGAGATCTTCGATTTAATTAACGTTTTCCATTTTAAACATATTCTGcttgaaatacaaataaactttGGCGTACCAACTTGCGTGTTTTTGTTTCAGCTACATAGTACAAGTGTATTATAAAGTTGGCAGCGCTTAACTTTACTGCAAGCTTGTTCTATTTTGTGCATGGCTTGTattgcggctgcagctgcccaACGGGCTCGTATTTTATGTGGTTAAAGTTTTACGCTACAACAGACTGACAACCAAAGCTGATTTTTACGCCATGCAGCCAAAACCTTGCTCCTGGGCTTGAATCCTAGCACTGGCACGCATTCAGATTAGGCGCCCcaatatatcgtatatatacatagatagaCCAGGCAGCAAGGCTCACAATTCAAATATTGcgtttgttttagttttagcttgAATAGCAGTTGCCAGCATTTATGATTAATTACAAGCTTAAAATTTCAGcaagagcaagcaaataaaacattttcgAATTTCTATAACTAACTGGCAAATTTagagagaaataaaatatttattatgctatTTTCATGCATGTAGCTCTTttcagcataaataattgcctTAAAGCTATTGTCTGTGTACAACAATATATTAATTCAATCAATAGATACGTTACcatgtttagtttttttctttggccAGCAATTTGCGTTAAACGGCAATTTTCGCAGCGATTAATCAATGCCAAAATGtaaaccataaaaaaaaactacactAGAAAAAAGCAGCTACTAGACTAGCACAAAAaactacaactactactactaaaaaataaacaaacaagcacagttgaaataacagcagcagccacgcctaCACGCTGCGCCCTCCCACACCAGAtgctatctatgtgtgtgtgtatgtgtgtgttgtctatTTAAGTGCATGTGGGAAAaatctgttttgtttttactgcaaatatttatgtatgcatgtcaACTAGACTGCAGTTTATTTATCAAAGGGACATGCAACTGTCGCCTAGAGCCCATTCCCACCACCCACCGTGGATTAGATGGATTTattgcgccagcagcaaataaattgtgataactttacttttattttaagtgcaGCCGTATTATTAAACGTAAAATacactataaaaatatttatttgtatttatttttacaaaatatttaaatggaatgcaaatcaaaagtaacaatatttaaacttaagcgtATGCTGATAGGCTATGctactctctctcgctctagtGAATATGTAAGGTGTACATGATGCCGTTAACCCATTTACATGTGCAACATGTTtggcttaattgaatttggtTTGAGAGCACAGCAACAAggcagcgagagagcgagtgatATTTCAAATTAGTTATTGATTTCCCCACAGGGGTCTATTCACCTCAAGTGCATTcacatgcatttatttgttcaaAACAAGCTCATAATGTTCATTAATACGAAGACTTAAAGTGCTTCAAATGCAGCTACTATGTAATTAATACATAATGCAAAAACTTACAACTAATTGTGCGAGTGCAGCTCGACTTTTCATCTTAATGCTGCGACTTTTCCTCTTTCTTAACGAGCTTTGCACCAGTCAGAAGGTATGGGACTGGCGATGCACATGGAGACTGATCTGGATTGTAGACACCTGACTCTAGCGCGTAAAGCTGCGCCACACCCGAACGTGTGCCCACTACGCCTACATACTCGTCTTCATCGGTGTCGCTGTCGTAGAGATCATTCCGTCCGCCAATATTGATAAGCACGCGGCGCAAGTAACGCAGTTCATCTTGAGCATGGGAAACTTCTCGCTCCAGCGCCTTTATTTGGGCTTGCGGTATAAGCGGGCAGCCCAACGCGTGCAATATCTCCATCAATGGATCAACCGGCAGCGGATCTATTTCCACTAAATGCTCCAATATTTCAACTAAGCGCTTCATAACGCCAgtcttatttaaataatcacTGTACTCTTCCGCGACTGAagacattttcaatttaaacggGTAGCGAAATGCAAAACATGAAAAACGTGCGTAAATAATTTCCGAAGAAAGATAAAAACATATGATACAAATAACTGTAAATATTCCGCCAATTTAATACAACGTTGCCACTATGTTGAACTATAAACGACGCCATCTGGAGATCGTTACTACGACTCGATAACGATGtatgattttttgttttggtattTTGCAGCAGCTCTGTGTGtggtatttttttaatttcagttttcgGTCACACTGCACTCCGCTGCAGacgtttattaatatttttaacaatttacctgtgtttttgttttactcacagctttaaatttattgttaattagtGAAGCTCAAGTATTTCACCATGTCCTTTTTCTTCAATACACCCACAACAAACACTGGTCTACCTGCAGCGGCTCCAGGAGCAAATGTGTTTGGTGGTTTTGGCGCGAAGACAGCAGCGCCGCCAAATGCCTCAACTCTTGGCGGCTTGGCGGCCTCAGCAGCGCCCAGCTTCAGCTTTCCAGGCACAGTGAGTGCGGCGCCAACACTTAGCTTTGGCTCTCCAGCGACTGCTGCTCCAACATCCTTAGGATTGCCTGCGTTTGGTGCGTCTACGATGCCATTTGGATCAACAGCACCATCTGCATTTGGAACAACAGCACCATCTGCTTTTGGAACAACAGCACCATCTGCTTTTGGCACAACAGCACCATCTGCTTTTGGAACAACGGCACCATCTGCATtcggagcagcagcaccatCTGCTTtcggagcagcagcaccatCTGCTTTTGGTGCACCCCCTCTTGGAACAACAACCGCTACTGTGGCGCCAACGTTTAGCTTTGCGACGCCTGCAACGAGTGCGCCAACCACAGCTCCACCCGCCTTCGGAGCACCAATGACTGGAGCACTAGGTGGCGCTGTAGGAACATTTTCCTTTGCCAAGCCGCAGCCCACAGCCGGAGCTAGTCTTAATTTTAAAACCACCACAACGACGGCAACCGCCCAGCCCTTCACCAGTATGCCACTTGGTGGCTCTGTTTTCGCTGGGGGCACCAGTGGCGGCGTGTTTGGCAAGCCATTAACCGCTGGTGGACAGCCGGCCGCAGCACCACCGGCTTTTGTTGGTCTAGGTGGCATTGATGTGACGGCTATGCAACCCAAGCTAGGCGACAACAAACAGGATGGCATTAAGGTGCGCTAATAAATTGAGAATATTATTGGTAGTTAGTCAACTATGGATTTCTTTCAACAGATTAAGGAGACACAAGTGCCTGATGAGATTGTTAAAACTGTGGACGCGCTGAAAACTTACATAAAGCAACAGAAGACCATATCCTCCGACATTGGACGCACTTCGACGTCCAAGCTAAGCAATGTAAGCCATGAGATTACAAATCTACGTTGGGTGCTACAGAATGTGGCCAATTCGGTGGATGCGAATCATCAGCAAATCAAACAGATACGCAGTGAAACGGCGAAAGCCATACAATCGTTGGAGATGGCACAGCGAACACAAGACACGCCTGCCGCCCTGCAGTTTGAGAACAATGCTCCATTCCAGTACTTCCAGTGCCTGGTGGCCAAGTACGAGGAGGATCTGATATCGTTCCGACAGCAGATAACGTTAACTGAACGCCACATGCATGCACTGGCCAATCCACAGAATATTTCGCCAGACGATCTGAAGCGTGGTTTTCGTCAGCTCAACGAATCGTTCATCTCGCTGGCTGGACGCTTGCATGAGGTGCATCAGCGCGTAGAGGAGCAAAAGGAGCACTATTTGAATCTGCGACGGTATCGACTACGCGATGCAACTAACGTATTTGCCAAGCTCGATAGCTCCCCAGATCAACTGGTAGAACCTTCGCGCATCACCAGTGGCCCCACGCCCTTCTACAATATTTCTGGCATGAGAGCGTTGAACAAAAGTTATGCGTCTGCCACGGCGTCCAGCGCAAACAACACGACTGGCGCCAAATGATTATGGTTATGGTGGAATTATTGTTAGTTGTTATCAAGTAAAGTCTCAATAAACTCTTTTTACCAACCTAGTAGTAGTTTAATAATCAGCATAGGCAGATATAGGTATGTGTATTTCAACTGAACTTGAACACTAGCTTTAGATTAACAaacatgcatttgcatttgcgccTCGCATTATTTTTTGACCACTTGAATCACATCCTCATCGGCCATTATATGAGCTATGCCCACACGCTGCGGCGAGTATTTCGTTGAGGTGCCCCACACCAGGCCGTATTTAAATTGAGCAGCAAGCGTCCGATGTATAGCGTGACACACATGCTCCACACTGACGCCCTAAATGAAAAGACGCTTTTAAAATGATGttgttttcaataaattgaGAGACGTACCTTTCTCAGAATAAGGCCATCATCGAAATCTGGCGGTGCGCCAGGCTTCTTAGTGTATACTCTTATCAGCTGCAGTGCCTCCCATAGGGCCTCCAGCATGTAGTCTAGATTTAGCTTCATGTTGCAGCTGACCACAATTGAGTTTGGCTGTCGCGCTAGGCG encodes:
- the LOC108602640 gene encoding uncharacterized protein LOC108602640, which codes for MSSVAEEYSDYLNKTGVMKRLVEILEHLVEIDPLPVDPLMEILHALGCPLIPQAQIKALEREVSHAQDELRYLRRVLINIGGRNDLYDSDTDEDEYVGVVGTRSGVAQLYALESGVYNPDQSPCASPVPYLLTGAKLVKKEEKSQH
- the LOC108604648 gene encoding nuclear pore complex protein Nup58; translation: MSFFFNTPTTNTGLPAAAPGANVFGGFGAKTAAPPNASTLGGLAASAAPSFSFPGTVSAAPTLSFGSPATAAPTSLGLPAFGASTMPFGSTAPSAFGTTAPSAFGTTAPSAFGTTAPSAFGTTAPSAFGAAAPSAFGAAAPSAFGAPPLGTTTATVAPTFSFATPATSAPTTAPPAFGAPMTGALGGAVGTFSFAKPQPTAGASLNFKTTTTTATAQPFTSMPLGGSVFAGGTSGGVFGKPLTAGGQPAAAPPAFVGLGGIDVTAMQPKLGDNKQDGIKIKETQVPDEIVKTVDALKTYIKQQKTISSDIGRTSTSKLSNVSHEITNLRWVLQNVANSVDANHQQIKQIRSETAKAIQSLEMAQRTQDTPAALQFENNAPFQYFQCLVAKYEEDLISFRQQITLTERHMHALANPQNISPDDLKRGFRQLNESFISLAGRLHEVHQRVEEQKEHYLNLRRYRLRDATNVFAKLDSSPDQLVEPSRITSGPTPFYNISGMRALNKSYASATASSANNTTGAK